From Rhododendron vialii isolate Sample 1 chromosome 7a, ASM3025357v1:
GCCCTTGCTGAAAATAGGCTAGAGGAAAGGATACCTGATTCCTTGGGAAATTGTAAACGTCTTCTAGCGATTGATTTCGGTTCCAATAACCTCACCGGAACAATAACTGGACAAATCTTTAGGCTTTCATCCCTATCTATTGGTCTTTTTCTCGGTGGTAATCAGTTAACAGGACCGATACCAACGATAGGTAACTTGAGAAATCTTGAACAGCTGGACATATCAGATAATAAATTATCAGGAGGAATCCCAGCATCTCTTAGCAGTTTCCAAGTGTTGGAATCCCTTTCTCTCGCTGGAAATCATTCCGAAGGTACTATTCCTGAATCCCTAAGTCAACTGAAAGGTATTCAATTCCTAGATCTATCTCGCAATAACTTGTCCGGACAAATTCCCAAGTTTTTAGGAGAGTTGAATTCACTTCAAAGTCTCAACCTCTCATACAATATGTTCGAAGGTGAGATTCCAATTGACGGATTGTTCAAGAATGCTAGTGCCTTTTCAGTTGTCGGAAATAGCAAGCTGTGCGGAGGGGTTGAAGAACTGCAACTTCCTGCATGTCCAGCCAAAGTATTGCGGAAAAGGAAAGGACCGCTCAAGAATAAAGTGATAATACCTCTAATCACTATGTCTATTATTGTTGTGATTCTAATCTGTGTCGCAATAATAATTTTTCGAATCAGAAGGTCTAGACGAGAAATTCCATCGGCCTTACCGTTTCAAAACAAGTACCCGAAACTCTCTTATGCAGAACTTTACCAAGCAACGAATGGGTTCTCTTCCGACAATTTGATAGGTGAGGGAAAGTATGGTCTTGTTTACAAAGGGATTCTCAACTCTACTGGAGAAACAATTGCTGTGAAGgtattgaaacttcaagaacgtgGAGGGAATAGGAGTTTCCAAGCAGAATGTGAAGCACTGAAGAACATTCGCCATCGCAATCTGGTCAAGATAATCACATCATGCTCAAGCATCGATTTTAAGAGCAATGATTTCAAGGCTTTAGTTTTTGAGTTCATGGAAAATGGGAGCTTAGATAACTGGTTATACCCAGAATGTCTTCATGAGCAATGGGGAACTGCGAGCTTGAACCTCATTGAACGTTTAAACATTGTCATTGATGTGGCCTCTGCATTGGATTATCTTCACTATCATTGCAAAGTAGCTATCATTCACCGCGACTTAAAGCCAAGCAACGTTCTTCTTGATGCTGATTTTTGTGCCCATGTGAGTGATTTTGGTCTTGCAAAGATTCTTTTACCAACGACAAGTAGATCGAACAATCAACAATCATCAAGTTCAATTGGCGTTGGAGGAACAGTTGGATATGTTGCTCCAGGTAAATTGTCTCTAATTATTTGCTCTGTCATCCTAACTAATTAGTTTCATCATTACCGGTCAATATTGTAAAGATACTTTCCCATCACTTTTTCTTCCTTGTCGAAAGACAATGCAGGCTTAGCTAATGGAGAAAACtctaacaatatttttttatgggccCTCGTTGTATTTCTTTGTCTTGCAATGTTGGAGAAATTAATTCTTATAGCACAAGAAGGTAAGCACAGAATTTTGGTTAATAGTGTCAATATCATGAATaacttcttttgtttcttttgtatgGTTTTGCTGCAGAATATGGAATGGGTGAAGAGATATCAACACAAGGTGATATGTATAGCTATGGAGTGTTACTACTGGAAATGTTCATCGGAAAAAGACCAACTGATTGCATGTTCAGTGACACTCTTAGCCTCTCTGGTTACACAAAAAGGTTTCTTCCAAACAAGGTATTAGAGATCGTCGATCCCCAGATCATATTGGAAGAAGAAAGGCAACCAAGTAGGACTAGGCAAACTGTCACACCAAGCACTCATAAACTTGAAGTTTGCCTTGTCTCAGTCCTTCAAATTGGTGTTTTATGTTGTGCTGCACGGCCCAATGAGAGAATGAATGCTAGAGACGTCCTTGCGGAACTGCACAAGATTAGAAACGTATTTCTCGGGGCAAGGGAACAAGGGCGGCAACATGGTTAGGCCGAATGATTCTTAACTGGATCATGCTTGTAGGTTGTTTTGATATCCTAGAAATAACTTTCTTATATATATCTCTCTGCATCAGCCCCTCCTTGCTTTACTCTTCTGTATCAAACAAGCTATGTATGTGATGAAAGTGGTGTTTCATGGTATTGCCACTAACATTCTAATCCTTTTTCACTATATGCAATGCTTTCTCTAATTTGTAGCAATAAAAtgtgtttgtttttgaaatgattGTTAACTAAGATCCTATCTAGAACTTCTCCTGATGTTCCATAAACTTTAGGGATCATGGTGCACTATCTATAATTTCAGGATGATGCTGCACTACCTCCAAGTGCTTGAAATCAAACACAGGATTTTGTACCCATTGCCAAGTGTCCCACCATGGAGTGCACTGCCATTTAGTCACACTAGCTAGACCCACGTAGCAATTTGGCATAGGAAAAAATCAGGTGCTTTGCTCAATATTTGTTACCAAGTAACCGCAACGTGGCAAATTTTTATTGGACGGTCAGTTTTTGGTACAAACAAAATACTTGTCAAGAAATCGTCAAATAGACTTGCCGTCAATGGTCAAACTTAACATGATATCTAAGCCTAAGTTTTTGCTGGCCACTTGAGCAATTCAATTCTCTATTGCTATCAGTTCCACATGACCTGATGACCAACTCGAGTCGTTTGGTCAGATACACTAGAAAATCTTTAGCAACGTTCGGTGgtgggttttctttcttttttttttttttttttgtcaaacataAATTATTGGATTTTCGGTTCTATCGCTCTGTAATTCTAGACTAGAAAACTAGAAGATAGATAATTTCCTTTGAATTTGTTTGAGATTGTCATTGTCATACTGGTTCAATTGGATGGACAAATCAGTAGAAGTGTTCCTTTCTTGACTTGCACTTTGTTTTGATTGGTTAACAATCCATATAACTAAGGGTGTTAAATGGAtaggtttgggtcaaattgatTAAGCTGTAAGAGGGTTGAGTCTCTAATTgatcattgacccatttagaacaCAATAGTTATGAGGTTAATGCCCCATACCCAAcgcgacccatttatttaaatttaaaccTGACCCGCCCATTAAACTGATTACTTATACATTAAAacttaaaatgactaaaatactcatgtacactaaaatgaccatattacccctgtacatctaaatgactaaaatacccatgtacACTAATTACCATATTATCCCTTCGGGCGGCAGAGAACCATTTTGCACCAATAATACTCAAAACAACGTATAATACCAGTATAATACTACTAGAGTTCTGCCCATGActagtgggaaaaaaaattaaaaacctttttttttctgtatGTGCAAAAAACTTTCCCGACAAAAATGAAAGATACCAACATAACAAATGCATACACATTGAGTTCATTTTTTACGAGATCACTCGAATtgttataataaaattaataatcGGCTCGGATCAATTGTGTGGGATCAAAAGTGAACTTGACACAATGATTGGTAATGTAGGAGGGGAGGAGCTAGGGCTGAACGTTGTGCCTAATTTGGCCCCAAAACAACGGGGTTTTGGGGCGTTGGAAGCTCGAGTAGCAGCTTTGCCATAGGCCCCCGATTCCGTTATTGTAACTCTTGGAATGTAATTCTCCTACCGGTTGGCATAAAAAATTATCACTAATTAATTTGCTTAGTTaagtcgggaaaaaaaaataaacaattaaacTGCCCTTGTTGGCATGTTAATTGGGTTCAGACAATGAAATTGCATTTAGGTGATCATGCATGTGATCGAGAATTAACAAGAATTATGGATGCGAGGAGATTATTATTAATTTATGAACGACTGATTTTTATATGATCAGAACCTTGAATTATTTAATAAACAATAATCAAACAAAGCCACGAAACacagatgtgagagagagagagagagagagctgaagGGACGAACGAGACCAATTCACTCGGCGAGAGAGATCGACTGATAGTGATAAGGGGTCTTTCTTGTTGGGTTAGGTTTATGatttattgggtcatttaagttaaCCCAATTAAGATCCAtttaagagcatcttcaaccttgacccattttaagactcaaattgaaaatttgggCAAAACTCACAAAAAATCCTCTCCAatatttgacccaaacccttccccattttaggttttacccatttctttTCCCAAATTTGAGACAACCAATTCTCTTCCTATTTATCCCTCCAATATTATAAtggctcttttctcttttcaatgGCTCCTTCCATGCCATTCTAAGAGCATGGCGTCGGCTTTCCCAAGTTTGGATACTTGCAACTCTCTCTATCTCACATGACTGTTGACGCAAGAACGAGTTCCTACAGATGGAAAAGAAATGAGGATATATGGATCAGAGTTCTGTGGGTGGTGGTAAGTGGTAGACTGTTTGGGTGGCTATAGGGATGGAGCCAGGAATTTACTCTAGTAGTGGCGAAATGCGAAAGATTGAAGGAAGGGTGCTTGGCAGTGGTGCCGAGTGGCCGATCTGGTCGTTCATCTCGGCACAGACAGCTCAGATCTAATCCGAGTACATGAATGGCCGGATTGACCGCTCAACATCGTTGACAAGCACTCCCAATTGGCAGTATCCCTGGGTCTgcaaaatgtatactaaaaaattaaaaaaatgcattgcaATATGAATAGTCATCGActctaggaaaaattaaaataacataataaaaaatatagtaaatgatgtttgtcgttgcacatggagtacaaaaaagACTAATATAGTTTTAGAATACtattttgggtctcctttcttcaaaaaaaaatagaggatttaGGACTACTATAtagcaaaaaataagaaaaaaaatctagcagcGGCGagtctatataagttggggataacttcttttctttacatataataattgtattttctaaaattcttgctGTGGCGGCCGCCTCTACTAGACCTCTCTGGCTCCATCCTTGGGTGGTTGGTGGTGGTTATGGTCTTTATGGAGTGTcgagttcttcttcttcacagGAGTCAGTCACTTTCTACCGCAAATCAAATTTGTTCCCTTTTATAATTTACATTATTGCCAttgaatacttaaaaaaataatttatttgagAAAAGATCATTTTGCCATCAGTAATGCTACGATGACAACAAAAATTTACAACATCTTTACAACATTTGCCACATCATCAGTGGGACCCACAATTTCacccaacacaaaaaaaaattaaaaataaaaggaaaataaagaaacCCAAATCAGATCTGAAAAACGAAcggagagtgagggagagagagggtgagagggAGGAGGACTAGAGGAGCACCACCACCGGCGACACTCACCACCATCGGCTCCACCTCTGTCATCTTATGGGTTTAattccataatttttttctccGGATTATTCTTGGTTTGCCATGgatttctctttctctaaaTCTATAGAAACAGACAAGATGTATTGTTGTCTAATTTTCATCCCTCATATTCTAATTTTCATGTTGATTTTTATTGATATATACGGAGTCCGGAGACGAGATGTTCctccgtttggtttgaaaaattgGTTAAATAAGAGAATGACACGGTTTGATTGTATTGTTGTGTCTTCTtagttttcgtttttttttttgttggtcaaTCAATAAAGGCCTTGCAgatcaaacaaaaaagcaaACAATTAAAGTCCTTAGATTCGTGGGTTGGAAGAAGAGATGACTGAGGAATTTGAGACATGATAGACTGAGACTAGGGAGATGCATTAATCAACTGTTGGGTAGAGCCCGTGGTGGAGGTCGCCAGTGGTGGTGGGAGTTGCCGGTGGTATTGGGTGTCGCCGGTGGTGGTGCTCCTCCAGTCCTCCGCCctcttactctctctctccctcactctccgTTGGTTTTCAGATCTGGTAttggtttctttgttttccttttatttttattttttttttgtattgggtGAAATTGTGGGTCCCACTGGTGACTTGGCAAATGTTGTAAAGAtgttgtaaattttttgttgtcaTCGTAGCATTAACTCAGTCCGaataaaaatgggtttttacccaaaatttgaaccaaatttggataaaattttgggttaagattggagatgctctaagcccAATTACT
This genomic window contains:
- the LOC131333790 gene encoding probable LRR receptor-like serine/threonine-protein kinase At3g47570 — protein: MENGSLDNWLYPECLHEQWGTASLNLIERLNIVIDVASALDYLHYHCKVAIIHRDLKPSNVLLDADFCAHVSDFGLAKILLPTTSRSNNQQSSSSIGVGGTVGYVAPEYGMGEEISTQGDMYSYGVLLLEMFIGKRPTDCMFSDTLSLSGYTKRFLPNKVLEIVDPQIILEEERQPSRTRQTVTPSTHKLEVCLVSVLQIGVLCCAARPNERMNARDVLAELHKIRNVFLGAREQGRQHG